In the Etheostoma spectabile isolate EspeVRDwgs_2016 unplaced genomic scaffold, UIUC_Espe_1.0 scaffold00000367, whole genome shotgun sequence genome, atagttattattttattttacaattaaaacacattaagaGGGAGTTTTACTTGAATAATGgaaaacagtggaaaaaagcTACAGTATCCATCTGGTCAACCCCATTTACATCCATTAAAATTCTCACCATTTATACCATATTCATTGGCaggaatctatctatctatctatctatctatctatctatctatctatctatctatctaacttcACAGCATAAAAATACCTTTAATGTGACACTTCATTTTGAGTAGATACATATTTCCTGTGTTGGCACATTAACACTTGATTCTCATAAGGCTGAGAAAGGACAATTACATCTTTAATTTTCCTTTATCAACACACGGAAACGTGTGATTTCACTGGTGTATTATTTGCATTTTACCTCACCCTTAGAttatcttttttacattttcatatgCTTAACTTTTAATGATTCACTCACCTTCAGTGTGATTAGGATATTACATAATTGATTATAAAAACAGTCAATGGTATGCAACAACCCCTAATCCTTTTTAACCCTCTCCTGGGAAAGTACACCTCGCTCGAGGTTTGGGAGAGCTGAGTTAAGGTCCTGTAACCGTAAGACAACACAAAAGGGTGTAGTTGAACTGCAACTGTAGTAGATGAACTGCAAAAATTAGCATCCAAATACCTTTAATGTGACACTTCAATATGAAAACATTCCTGTGTTGGCACATTGACACTTGATTCTCATTATGTTGATGTTGTATTAGAAAGGTTTCAGAGGGCAAtaacatctttctttttttcatatatatacacagaaaCATGCATGATTTCACTTGTGTATTCTTTAGCCCACAAGGTTAAACCACTGATTGCTCAACGTTAAAAATGCAATtctgggcacccagatagctcagttggtaacgggcgcccatatatagaagtGTGCTCCTCGGCGCAGCGGGccggggtttgactccgacctgcggccctttgctgcatgtcattccccctctctatccactttcacttcttcagctgtcctctcattaaatgcccaaaaacaatctaaaaaaaaaaaagaagtaattctacatttaaattcagtCTGAGGCTACTCTTGAAGATTACTCGTTTTACATGGTGAGTCATGACAAATTATGGAagttaaattgttttgttttatgctcTGTCTCGGCAAATCACCGTGGTCACGGTATTTAAAAACAGGTCTCACAGCAAGAGCTGCCCATTACACAATTACACGCAAATTAAtgaacaaataaacacattatcAATCAATGAATACATTAAGTGGACCAGTCTCTTGGGACTCTGCTGGCATCTGTTACATTACCAACTCCTCCAAAGGAAGAGGACAGTTGGTAACAAAGCTAATTGGTTCTTGGCTGACATCGTAAATTAATATATGGGTTGGAAAACAATTTAACAGATCACTTCTTCACCGTCAAATTACCCTTTTATATCTTCTCTTCAAAGATTCACTTTGCACACCGTGCACGTTAAGATACTCAAGCTGAAAAGCTGATTCGTATTCAGCTCCTTAGCTGTTCAAACCAACTTGACCATATGACAAATTGCACTCATAACAAAACTAGGAATTTAACTATTAGCTTTACTCAACAGCTTGTTTTGGTTTCACAGTTTGGTCACTCAGTTTAATTAGATTTGAAATAATAGCTAGGCTCAGCAGCATAAAAGGACTAACTTCGGCAATTATGCAATTTAGTGTCACAGTGCGGTGTGTCTTTCTGCAGAGAGCATGTTGAAATACAATGATTATGAACAGTCTCCGTGCAAATAACCAAGTAGGACACATACACATTTTGAGTGTCAATaacttaatttcctgcattctgattcATTTTTTGACACAAATTTATTTTATGGTGAAAACGTTTTAGTTTATGCCgagtaaaatacaaaattcTGGTGGCAggtaacaattcaaaatataaactATGATGGAATATAATTCAGCAAGGGAAGGGGGCTTTTGCATCCGACTACATTTCACCACAAAGTCctgttctatttcgtataggcctCGCCCTCTAACTCCTAATTTCCACTAGAGATGCACTGATTGACCGCCGGTGACTGGAATTGGCCAGGTCAGACTGACATATGCTATGTGAatattaaatgtcagaaaagctCTGCAGAGCAGTGTGCTCCACTGATCTCAGGCGAACGGTCagctgctctctctcccctctgagGCTGAACAACTGGAGCATGAAAACCGCACTCACAGCTACAGTGTATCGGAAAATAgatgaatttactgtttatcagaccccagatgagacaagaagctaatgTTAGCGAACGCTGCAGTGACCGATCCTCTGTCTCTGAGGTCCCGCTGCAGGAGACGCTGTGTATTCCTCCAACACGCAGCATTAACATTACTGTTTTAAACGCTTTCCAGTTTAGAGAAATGTGAAAAGAAGCAATGGTTCTTCCACAATATTGCACTTTATGTTGTGGTGGGGCCCGGCTGACCGtgagtctgtccttttatttgattttgtgtttttgttttttccctctccctcatctccaatgccagctgaccgcccacacctgcttcctgtgtacaatcaaccggctcattctccacacctgccagcctgctctcgctcccgccttccacacctgtctgccatcatcatcaccaccagtatatctactccggctcttcactccagtcttcacctgatcgtCGTCGCTACTACCTGGGTGAACTCCTAGTACCGACTGCTTTAAGGCGTAGAAacttgtctgtttgcatgttaactccctgtacttacctctcttgtcttttccatcctcagttccactccggtcagctggctcctggctcccctcctggtcctcctccctcggcgcccccctTCACCCATCCTATCTGCTGCAACGCGTCAGTCTCCGACCCCCACTGCCTTCTCCTCAGCCACCTACTCCCCGGACTCGCCCTCCTGCCTCTCCCGTTTCGCCATCCTCCTTCCCTGCCTTCGCTCCCGGCCCCCTCAGGACTCAACCCCGGCATTCCCTGCACCATCCATCTGCCCTCACTGGTTCCCTGGCTCCCATCCCGGGTCTCGCTCCTCCGTCCTCCCActccctttcccctctttcccctttccCCTTAATAAATAACCTTACTTTGAGCTGTGCGTTTGGGTCCGTCCTTCCCCGTAACAGTACGATCAGGTCAGCTATGGACCCAGCCGGCTCTTCCCCAACCCGCAATCCTTCGCCTTCCCCGCCCGATTTATCCTTCGCTGTGGCCTCCCAGGGGGCTATGCTCGGCCATCATGCCTCTGCCCTTACGGCTATGGCCGAGGCGCTTCGCTCCCTTACTGAGGAGGTACAGCGGCTAGGCAGGCAGATCACTTCCCCTGATCCTTCAACTCTCGCTTTTGACCCAGCACCAGTTAGCCCGTCTTCTCCGCCCGTACCCCCTACACGCTCCACCTCGGGTAATTCAGCTCCGTCACCCCCTTTTGAAACTCCGGTCTCTCCACCCGAAAAGTTCTCCGGTGTGCTGGGGACGTGCGAGGGTTTCCTAGTGCAGTGCTCCCTGGTGTTCAGCAGACAGCCAGTAACTTTCCACTCCGACGAGGCCAGGGTGTGTTTTGTGGCTGGGCTGCTCCGTGACCGCGCGCTCTCTTGGTTCACGGCGGTGAGACAGGCGAGGCCCGAGCTCCTTGTCTCATATCCCTCCTttgaggaggagatgaggagggtGTTTGACCAGCCCGTACAGGGTTTGGAGAAAAGCTCTCGCCTGATGTCTCTCCGTCAGGGAGACCGTAGCGTCGCGGAGTACTCCGTTGACTTCCGCATCCTGGCCGCAGGGTCGGGGTGGAACAACAGGGCTCTCCGCAGCTTGTTCCTGGTGGGCCTCAGTGACCGGCTGAAGGACCTTTTGGCCACCAGGGACGAGCCGGAAGACCTGGATAGCCTGATCGGTGTAGCCACCGACCTGGATAACCGCCTCCGGGGAGGGACCGAGAACGCCACCATCGCGGCTCGACCTCTGCCCGGCCTAGTCCGCCACCGCCTAGGGTCTCTGCTCCCTCGCCTTCCCAGCTACGCCCCACCGCTCCTCCGGCACGGCCGGTTTCCCCGCCACCGTCCGAACCCATGCAGCTAGGTAAAGCCCACCTGACCCCAGAGGAACGCGAACGCCGCCGCCGCTCTGGTTTGTGTCTATACTGTGGCTTATCGGGCCACTTCCTCTCCACCTGCCCAGTGCGGCCAAAAGACCAGGCTCGCCAGTAGCGGTGGGTGCTCTGGCGAGCCGTACCACTCCCCCACATCGCTTATTGCTTGACGTTTCCCTGTCCTGGCGCAACGTGTCCGTTCCTCTGGGGGCGCTAGTCGATTCCGGAGCCGACGAGAGCTTCATTGATGTAGAGCTAGCCCGTCAACTCAGCATTCCCCACGTTCCTCTCGACACACCCCTCCGCGCCACCAGCCTCAACGGTCAGAACCTGGCCACCGTCACTCACTGCACCCCCCACTAGACCTCCTGACCTCCGGCAACCACCACGAGCGTCTCTCACTCCACCTCATCTCCTCCCCCACTACCCCTGTAGTACTCGGACTCCCCTGGCTCAAAACTCACAACCCTAATGTGGACTGGGCGCGGGGGAAGATCAGAAACTGGAGCACCGAATGTCATTCCAGCTGCCTATTAGCCGCCCGAGCCCCCGTAAGACGTTCGATGCTGACACACCACCTCCCAAACCCCCAGACCTGTCTCTGGTCCCTGCTGAATACCACGACCTGGCCTTGGTGTTCAGTAGGGACCAGGCCATGTCCTTGCCCCCCCACCGCCCCTATGACTGCTCCATAGCCCTTCTCCCGGACGCTCCCCTGCCAGTGGCCGTTTGTTCAAGCTGTCCGGTCCGGAGAGAGAGGCTATGGAGCAGTACATCAGAGAATCCCTCGCCGCCGGCATCATCCGCCCTTCCTCATCCCCTTTGGGCGCCGGCTTCTTCTTTGTAGCCAAGAAGGACAAGACCCTCCGTCCCTGCATCGATTACCGGGGGCTCAACGCCATAACCGTCAGAAACAAGTACCCGTTGCCCCTTATGGATTCCGTACACGAGTCCCTCTCCCGGTCCGCCGTCTTTACTAAGCTCGATCTCAGAAACGCCTACCACCTAGTCCGGATCCGGGAGGGGGACGAGTGGAAAACGGCGTTTAACACGCCGTTAGGTCACTACGAGTATTTGGTTATGCCTTTTGGTCTCACTAACGCCCCTGCTGTGTTTCAGGCCCTGGTCAACGATGTGCTCCGTGACTACCTCCACCGCTTCGTGTTTGTTTACCTGGAcgatattctgatcttctcccgCGACCCAGTCCAACACACCGAACATGTCCGGTTAGTGCTGCAGCGGCTCATGGAAAATCGGTTATACGTCAAAGCAGAGAAGTGTGAGTTCAGCGTCCCCTCCGTTCACTTTCTCGGTTTTATCATTGAAGGCGGGCGGCTACGTGCCGACCCCGACAAAATCAAAGCTGTAGTGGACTGGCCCGTCCCCACCTCTGTTAAGCAGTTGCAGCGTTTCCTGGGTTTCGCCAATTTCTACAGGCGTTTCATTCGCCACTACAGCTCCGTAGCCGCCCCCCTCACTCGCCTCACCTCCCCGTCTGTTTCGTTTGTTTGGTCCCCCGAGGCCGCTGCAGCCTTCGCACGTCTTAAGTCCTTGTTCACCACCGCCCCTGTCCTCTCCAATCCCGACCCCTCCCTCCAGTTCGTGGTGGAGGTAGACGCCTCTAGTTCGGGGGTGGGAGCCACTCTGTCCAGCGTTCACCCTCCGACCATAAGCTTCACCCCTGTGCCTTTTTTTCCAAACGCCTCTCTCCCACAGAACAGAATTACAGTGTGGGGGACCGGGAGCTCCTGGCCGTCAAGCTGGCGTTGGAGGAATGGAGGCACTGGCTGGAGGGTGCCCAGCAGCCTTTCATCATCTGGACTGACCACAAGAACCTTTCCTACCTTCACTCCGCCCAGAGACTCAATTCCCGGCAAGCCAGGTGGGCCCTTTTCTTTGCCCGTTTTGAATTCTCTCTGTCCTATCGTCCGGACCCAGAAACACCAAACCGGACGCCTTGTCTCGCCTCCACGCCCCTGATGATCCTGAGAGCCCGCCTGACTTCATCCTTCCTCGCTCCTGCCTGGCGGCCTCCCTGGTTTGGGAAGTGGAGTCCACCGTCCGCCGTGCCCAGACCACCGACCCCGACCCTGGTACCGGACCGGCAGACCGACTCTACGTCCCTCCCGGAGCCCGTTCCCAGGTCCTGCAGTGGGCACACGCCTCCCGCTTTAGCTGCCATCCCGGCCGGGCCCGCACGCTGTTCCTGCTCCGCCAACGCTTCTGGTGGGACACAGCGGAGAAGGACTGCCGGGACTTCGTGGCCGCCTGCGAGGTGTGTGCCCGGGCTAAACCATCCCATCAACGGCCCGCCGGTCTACTCCGCCCCCTACCCATCCCCGGTCGGCCTTGGTCCCACATCGCCCTGGACTTCGTCACCGGGTTGCCGAATTCCCAGGGCAACACCGTTATCCTGACAGTGGTGGACCGCTTCTCCAAGTCAGTCCACTTCATACCCCTGCCGAAGCTTCCCACGGCGTTGGAGACCGCCAAGATTCTCGTCCTCCACGTCTTCCGGCTCCATGGCATACCCCAAGACATCGTGTCTGACCGGGGACCCCAGTTCACCTCCCAAGCCTGGAAATCCTTCTGTCAAGCCCTGGGTGCTACGGCCAGCCTGTCGTCCGGACACCATCCGCAAACCAACGGGCAGACCGAGCGGCCAACCAGGACCTGGGAGCAGCCCTCAGGTGTGTGGCGTACCGTGTCCCCTCTTCCTGGTGCCCACCTCCCATGGATCGAATACGCCCACAATTCCCTGCCCAGCGCTGCCACTGGGATGTCCCCCTTCAAGTGCGCTCTGGGGTTTCAACCCCCGCTCTTCCCGGCCCTGGAGAAGGAAGTAGCGGTCCCGTCAGTCCAGGCACACCTACGGCGGTGTAGACGCGTATGGAGGGAGGCCAGGGCCGCGCTGCAACGGACGTCATCCCGCAACAGACGCCTGGCCGACCGCCACCGAAGACCAGCCCCGCCTACCAGCCCGGCCAAAGGGTGTGGCTGTCCTCCCAGGACCTCCCGCTGCAAACAACATCCAAGAAGCTCACGCCGAGGTTCGTGGGTCCCTACACGGTCGAGCTGTGCTTAACCCCACTGCTGTGAGGCTCACATTACCGTCCCATCTCAAGGTCCATCCTGTCTTCCACGTCTCCCGGATCAAACCCGTCTCCACCAGCGCGCTCTCCGTCCCAGTGGCAGCTCCACCACCTCCGCGGCTGATCGACGGCCACCCGGCCTACACGGTACGCCGCCTCCTCGACGTGCGACGTAGGGGTCGGGGTTATCGGTACTTGGTGGACTGGGCCGGCTACGGACCGAGGAACGCTCCTGGATCCCGGCCAGCCAAATCCTGGACCGCACTCTCCTGGATGATTTCTACAGGGCCCATCCTGGCAAGCCTGGTGGTCCGCCTGGGGCGTCCGTTGAGGagggggtactgttgtggtggggcccggctgaccgtgagtctgtccttttatttgattttgtgtttttgttttttctttctgccttttgttcccgcttctctgcctgctgtttgttttttgttttttcctctccctcatctccaatgccagctgaccgcccacacctgcttcctgtgtacaatcaaccggctcattctccacacctgccagcctgctctcgctcccgccttccacacctgtctgccatcatcatcaccaccagtatatctactccggctcttcactccagtcttcacctgatcgtCGTCGCTACTACCTGGGTGAACTCCTAGTACCGACTGCTTTAAGGCGTAGAAacttgtctgtttgcatgttaactccctgtacttacctctcttgtcttttccatcctcagttccactccggtcagctggctcctggctcccctcctggtcctcctccctcgCGCCCCCCTTCACCCATCCTATCTGCTGCAACGCGTCAGTCTCCGACCCCCACTGCCTTCTCCTCAGCCACCTACTCCCCGGACTCGCCCTCCTGCCTCTCCCGTTTCGCCATCCTCCTTCCCTGCCTTCGCTCCCGGCCCCCTCAGGACTCAACCCCGGCATTCCCTGCACCATCCATCTGCCCTCACTGGTTCCCTGGCTCCCATCCCCGGGTCTCGCTCCTCCGTCCTcccactcccctttccctctctttccccttaataaataaccttactttgagctgtgcgtttgggtccgtccttccccgtaacactttagatgtgtgtgaatttccCATTAAGTAATTTTCCCAGAGTAATTTATATAGTTCTATTTTTTAAGCATTGATTGTCTGTTCAAAAATGTTCGATGCTctatgcaaaatgtaaaatgtagtattaaagaaaagatagaaagtaAATATTTATGTGTGCTTAAAATGGTTAGAAAATATTAAATTGGAACCGTCAATACCCACCGGATTTGTTACGGaacagctgaagtcacaaggacttttttttttttaaacattttttggggggcttttccctttattaaagtgacagtggatagacatgaaagggggcgAGAGATGGGGGTTGGCCAAGGGGGtgagcctctcctctctaagcgtagatCCCAAGGCGCCATTtcaatgctacgaagccatcccattgactgccattcattttggcgtcacttttaCAGTGAATAACTTTTTACCTGAAGTGTTTCAAGAATCTATtagtccattgtttatttctaaagaaacacaacaatgtataaaaggctccattaccttgtagctcacgatatgactccgtagcagacgtttttgcaAAAAGGGGCTAATGATTCTGTCATAAGTATGTgacttgctgtcgcatagtcgacaaatcaccgtattgccaggagaagctcgcagacagtttggacttacatcagctgtttagctTTCATGAATATACTCCCCCTCTCTTTATCACAGACAGAAAGGTGGCAGAAAATAATCAGACTTGCTGTAGCAGAAGGCTACTGTTCTTCTCTCCTGTCATGTCCTCCAGTGCTTCTGGGTCTGGCCAAAGGCAATCCTAGGCCAGATGGGATTTGTATTCCTTCAGCGTGTTTTGTGTCTGCCTTGGGGTCTCCTCTTAGTTGGATATGCCTGGAAAACCTCCACAGGGAGACGACCAGAAGGGCAATTCTGATCGCCTTAACCAGCTCAACTTGACTTCTGCTTTGAAATTCTTCCAGATGTTAAAGTTCCTCAAACAGTGCCAAAAGGTGAACCTGCAGCACTAGTGACCAAGTGGGCTGTGCAAACAAAGAAATCTTCCCCAAGAAATCAAGGTATTTGATGCCAGTGTTGGCTACACTAAGCAATTTCTCAAAGTATGGATGACTCTACTAATTCTGCCATCTCACTCTGTGGCTATTTGTTGGAactcatgaccataggtgaggacTGGAACAGAGAGTATTAAAGTAGAGTAAATTGGGATCACTGCCTTCAGGCTCAGTGTTCAGTGTGCTCGGGATATACAGTATAGAAGAGTGCACAATTCAATTGAACAAATGTTGTTGCTACAAACAAGTAGAATGATGTCTATTTCCTTGTTGCTAGAGAGGAATGGGTGATTTAAATGCTTCATATTTCTATTGGTAAGTCATTTCTATTGGTAAGTCATCTTATATTATTCATTAAAGGATATTAAGTGTGACACACTTTATTGTAAGACTGACGTGTGTTGTCATTCCATGACAACTAACTAGTGTTTCCCTCTCATTGTATTTCTACAGGGCTGACACTCCACTGTGTAGAGCTGAGGGGAGTTGCAAATTTGGTTGATATTGTAattctatgtgtgtctgtgacaTATACATGTTTTGGGTACAAAGTACAAAGAACTACAGGGACCTTTTCcatgttatttaaaaagaaaagaacatgtCATCTAAAAGCAAGTGAATAGGCTCTGACGTGCTCCTTGGATATGGCACCATTAAGACAGTATGCAATATTTGTGCTGGCTGAATAAGCTCCAAGCAAATGCTGAAATAGCTGTAAATGCCTATCATCAAGTACATTATCACCCCTgttcagagatgggaagtaatgaagtacaaatactttgttactgtacttaagtagatttttctgatatttttactttactatttttttgtaggaactttttactttaactccttacattttaacacaaatatcggtactttctattccttacattttaaaaattggctTGTGACTGTAGTAGAGTGATGACCTCTtgtagttttgtacaagaggtcaTCACGTCGAagaatagcgcggacatgcgtaacacagagaaaaaagagagaaaagaaaaagagactagctgtcccgTTGGAGgttaatcagttgagattgtgtgtgtgtgcgtctttgagaactgtaagttgtataacttatgtagtcagttcatttaagcctgttgtaataataataataatacattttatttgtaatgcactttacatttaaacaaatctcaaagtgctacagtaagatcataaaagcaaggtaaaaaaaccatcagtgtaaaatatctataaatagtgcaacaacatttttgtgcaaagttaaaactcataagttctgctaaaaagaaatgtttttagtccttttttaaaagtctcaaaAGTCTGTGGTGCCCTTAGATGGTCAGGGAGGGCATTCCACGTCCGAGGAGCGGCAGAGCAGAATGCACGATCACCCATGGTGGTGAGCTTAGTTGTGGGAATTAGGAGGCGGCTGGAGTTGTTTGAGCGGAGGGATCGTGTTGTAGTGTGAGGGATGAGTAGTTCTTtcaggtagggggggggggggcatttccatAGATGCACTGGTGGGTGAGAATTGAGACCTTGTATTCAATCCTAGCAGAAACGGGAGGCCAGTGAAGTGAGTGGAGAATGGGTGTGATGTGGTCATACTTTCGCACTCTCATCAGGATCATTGCAACACTGTTCTGAACATATTGCAGTTTCTGCAGACTCTTGATAGGGATCCCGATTAGAACTGCGTTACAGtaatccagtctggaggagacaaaggcgtggaccagtttttcagcatcagCTAGGGTGAGTGTAGAAcggatttttgcaatatttctgAGATGATAGAAGAAGATCTTGCAGAGGTTTTTGATATGGGCTTCAAAGGTGAGTTGTGGATCAAATCTTACACCAAGATTGGTGACTGTTGTGGAGAGGGGAATGTCTTGACCAGAGATAGTTATACCGGTTATGGAGGATGACTGTACTTGATGTGAGGTGCCAACAAGGATTGCCTCGGTTTTGGAGCTGTTTAACTGGAGAAAATTGTGTTTCATCCACACCTTTATCTCTTCCAGACAAGTGGTGAGAGTTGAAGACGATGGTGCTGTAGTTGCAGTGGGTTGTGAGTCATATTTCACGTACAGTTGTGTGTCATTGGCATAACAGTGAAATGAGACTCCATGGCGACTGATGACGTGGCCGAGGGGGAGGatgtaaatgatgaagaggatgGGGCCAAGgactgacccctgggggacTCCGCAGGTGACTGTGTgtgcattctgcattaatttatggcaaatcattgcagcttgatggcgctaaTGTTAGCATAGAGTATGGATGGAGACattattgaaaatgaagaaaactgaGAGATTTGGCTACTCTTGAATAGTCATCACTTTCATGCACTGAACATATGCTTCTTCTTCTATactgtaacattttcaatgttaCATTTGCAGCTGATACTGTCATGGCCACAAACTGGATGGACCCACTACCACAGTGTACACgtaaaaatgacacacacacacacacacacacacacacacccacacacacacacacaacacacacacacaccacacaccattAATTAGATACAAACGTAATTAGATACAGATGGGTACTATATACAGAATAACAAATGCAGGTGCTTCCATAGGAACCTCATTAAAATGATGTGACTCATATGCTGTAGCCTTTGCAGTCAACATATCTCAACCCAGTTGAACACCTAAGGAAGATTTTGGAACAAAGTGTTGGAAACCGCTCCCCACCActttcaacaaaacacaaaataacggGATATATTAAGTAGTTAAGTAGAGGTCCAAAGAGTTGCAGAATCAATAACAAGGAGCGTTGAAGCTGTTCTGGAGGCCAGAACAATACCTTACTACTGTATATCTTCCACATATCACTATAAAtcaaggaatctgtgtgtgtgtgtgtgtgtgtgtgtgtgtgtgtgtgtgtgtgtgtgtgtgtgtgtgtgtgtgtgggtgtgtgtgtgtgtctcctgcaTGCACATTACCAACCTGGTCCCACGGCAGTTTGTTaaatggtgacgttatttagatttattgatttgtcaacAGTAACACGGTTTTCTTGTTCATTTCGTGGTGGTCACCACGAAATTAACAACAGCCGCCGGGACACAATCTGCGGTCTCTGGAAGACGCAACAAAAGGGAAATGAATCGCCAAATGCTGGCGGAGAGATTGCCAAATGATCCAATGTCAGAGGCCTCAGCGTGGTGGAGGCTGAAGCCATCCTGGTTTAAATAGCCTTTTGTATTTTATCAGCCCAAAGACGTAATCTACTTGAAAACATAGCACTAACATCAACAGACAAAGTAGCACTATGTCACAATTTGACTGCGCAATCTTAAACAGCTCGTAATTTACTTGTTACATTCTTCCTAGTTCAAGTGACCCTTTTAAGCAGTAGGTCATATGTATAACACTGTGCATATTATTTTGCCCATTTTTGTTAATTATATtgatgtatattgtatgtaccTAGAGGAGGGTATCTACTGTATGGAAAAGGTCAAGTGCAATTGTTGATTTACATATTCACTTTTGCTCTGAGAACAACGGCATGTAGGCTATGTTACTAGCTACATTAGCCATCTAAGCTTTATGTGTGCGCTGTCATATATCTAGTATCACCCCTGGCGTGGATGTTTGTTCAACAGCGGTTAGAACGCTGTCTTTtaacagaataaaacaaatgGGAATACTTGCCTGTGGTGTTTCCATACATGGCCACT is a window encoding:
- the LOC116674487 gene encoding WW domain-binding protein 11-like, giving the protein MPADRPHLLPVYNQPAHSPHLPACSRSRLPHLSAIIITTSISTPALHSSLHLIVVATTWFHSGQLAPGSPPGPPPSAPPFTHPICCNASVSDPHCLLLSHLLPGLALLPLPFRHPPSLPSLPAPSGLNPGIPCTIHLPSLVPWLPSRVSLLRPPTPFPLFPLSP